GCCTGCGCCGACGCACAGTTTGACCGCCGCGCGTGTCCCGCTACCGTCGCACTCCCTCTTTCCCTCGCGTGAAAAAATCCTCCGCCCACACCGCCACGAAGTCCGCTCCGCCCGCCGCCGCTCCCGCCGGCAACGCCACCGCGCCGCTCCCGCTCTTCAACTGGCTGCGCTCCCGCGGCGCCGGCGTGCTCCTCCACCCGACCGCGCTGCCCGGCGCCCAAGGCGTCGGCGTGTTCGACGCCCACGCGCTGCGCTTCCTCGATTTTCTCCAGCAAGCCGGCGTGAAATACTGGCAGCTCTGCCCGCTCGGCCCGACCGGCTACGGCGACTCGCCCTACGCCTGCTTTTCCGCCTTCGCCGGCAATCCGCACCTCATCGACCTCGCCGCGCTCGTGCCGCACGACCTGCTCGACGAGGCCGACCTCGCGCCGCTGCGCACGTTGCCGACCGACCGCGTCGATTTCGGCGCGCTGCATGAGAAGAAGCGTCCGCTGCTCGCACGCGCCTATCGTAATTTCATGGAGCGCGAAGTCGCCGCGCCCTACGGCGAGTTCGAGGCCTTCAAGCACCGCCACGCCTCCTGGCTGATGCCCTACGCTTACTTCACCGCGCTGAAGGACCACTTCAACGGCGCGTCGTGGACCGAGTGGCCCGTCGAGCTGCGCGACTACGCCTCCGCGCAAAAATCCGACCTGCGCGCGCTGCTCGAGGAGCCGATCGAGCGCTGCTGCTTCGCCCAATACCTCTTCTTCGGTCAATGGCACCTCATCCGCACCGAGGCGCGCGCGCGCGGCATCGAGATCGTCGGCGACCTGCCGATCTTCGTCGCGCTCGACTCCTCCGACGCGTGGTCGAACCCGGGCCTCTTCGAACTCGATCCGCAAACCAAGCGCCCGATCGCCGTCGCCGGCGTGCCGCCGGATTATTTCTCCGCCGACGGACAGCTCTGGGGCAATCCGCTCTACCGCTGGGAAGCGCACCGCGCGGAAAATTACCGCTGGTGGATTGAGCGCATGCGCGCCGCGTTCGAGCTCTACGACATCGTGCGCATCGATCACTTCCGCGGCTTCGACACCTACTGGCGCATCCCGCTGCCCGCGACGAACGCGCGCGTCGGCGAGTGGCGCCAGGGCCCCGGCCTCGAGCTCTTCCGTGCGTTTCACCGCGAATTTCCCGACGCGCGCATCATCGCCGAGGATCTCGGCGACCTCACGCCCAGCGTGCGCGACCTCCTCGCGCAGACCGGCCTGCCCGGCATGCTCGTGCTGCAATTCGCCTTCGGCGGCGACGCGACCAACAGCTACCTGCCGCACAACGCGACGCCGAACAGCGTCATCTATCCCGGCACGCACGACAACGACACCACGCTCGGCTGGTATCGCACCGCAAGCGAGCACGAGCGCGACTACGTGCGCCGCTACTTCCGCGTTTCCGGCCAGGAAGTCGCGTGGGATTTCCTCCGCGCCGCCTACGCGAGCGCGTCGCGCCTCGCCGTGATTCCACTGCAGGACGTGCTCTCGCTCGAAAGCGCCGCGCGCTTCAACACGCCCGGAAAACCTGAGGGCAACTGGCAGTGGCGCTACCGCGCGGCCGATCTCGAAAAACTTTTTGGCGGCACCACGAACTATCTGCGCGACCTCGCGCAGCTCTACGGACGCTGATTTTTTCGCGCGGAGAAATTTTCACGCCGCGTCGCACCGCGCGTCACACGGAATATTTTCCGTGCATCTTGCGCGCGCGCTCGTTAGGAATTTTCCATGGCAAAGAAAAAAGCGGCCAAAAAGGCCACCAAGAAAGCCGGCAAAAAGAAGAAGTAACGCCCGTCGTTGCATCTTGCTACCCCAAGCCGCCGGCTCTTCGGAGCCGGCGTTTTGTTTTTCTCAGAGGGAAAATCGCGGAGCGAGCCGCGCGCGAGACCCAGTCACTTGATCTGCTCGGGCCGGAATTTCCGCCAGTAGCGCGCGAGGCCGCCGACACTCATCGCCGCCGGGTCCGCCTGCTCGTAGGTATCGAGCATCTCGTCGCTCAAGCCCGCCATTTTCAATTCGGCGCGCACGCGCTGCTCGAACAGCGGCACGATTTTTTCCTCGGGCATGCCGATCTTCAGCTCCTCGGCGATCCACTCCGCCCAGTCGAGCAGACGCTCGACCAGCTCGTTGAGGCGCTTCGCCGGATCGTCGATCTCGCCGAAATGAGTGAAGAACACGCGCGCCGGCTGGAGCTTCATGATCCGCTGCAGCGAACCGAGCCACTGCTCGATGTTGATGTCGGGCGGCGGACACGGCGGCAGGCACGGCCCGCCGTCGATCACCACGCCCATCACGTCGCCGGAAAACAGCGTCCGCTCCCGCTCGAGCCACCACGCGTGGTGGTGTTGCGCGTGACCGGGCGTGTCGAGCGCGGTGAAAATCGTGCCGCCCGCCTCGACGGTCTCGTTGTCCTGCACGACGCGGAGCTTGTCCGCCCGCACCGGGCGCATGTCGCCCCAGAGATAGTTCATCTGGTCGCCGAAGATCTTCGTCGCACTCGCGAGCAGCTTCGCCGGATCGGCGAGGTGCGGCGCGCCCTTCGGGTGCACGCAGACCGTCGCGCCGTATTCCTCGGCCCACCGCCACGCCGCGCCCGCGTGGTCGAAATGGATGTGCGTCACGAACACATGCGTGACGTTCTCCGGTCGCAGACCCGCGTGCAGGAGGCCCGCGACGGTGTTGTTGAAGATCGACTCCGGCCCGCAGTCGACGAGCGCAAGCTTCTCGTCGCCCACGACACCGGTGCCAATGACCTTCGGCCGGCCGAGATGCAGGCCGTCGACGAAACGGATCGCGCTCACTTCACCGCCGCCCACACGCGCTGCACGTCGTCGTGATCCTCGAGTTCCTGGAGGAACTCGCCAACCTCGGCGCGCTGCGCGTCGTTCAACTCGGGAAACTGCTTCGCCACGTAGCCGATTTCCGCGGTGATGACGCTCCAGCCGTTGCTCTTCAGCCAGGTCGCGACAGTGTGCACCGCGGTGCGGTCGCACAGGAAACGCGCGCCGGAGGCGCCTTCGGGGATGTCGTCGTTCTCCGCATGCGTGAGCGGCGCGAAGTCGTTCGCGCCCGCCTCGATGCCGGCGGCCTCGAGATCGGCGCCCGCCGCGGCGGTGTGCGCCTCGACGATGCCGGTGTGGTCGAAGAGAAACTTGTTCGAGCCCGCCTGGCCGAGCACACCCTTCTTGAAGAGCACGCGGATTTCCGGCGCGGTGCGCTGGACGTTGTCGGTCATGCACTCGACGATCACCGGCACCTTGTGCGGGGCGTAGCCTTCAAAGGCGACATGGTCCAGGCTGGCCTTTTCGCCGCCCGTGCCGGCGCCCTTCGCGATGGCGCGCTCGATCACGTCGCGCGTCACGCTGGCCTTCTTGGCCTTTTCGACCGCGGCGAAGAGCCGGGCGTTGGCGGTGATGTCGCCGCCGCCGAGTTTCGCGGCGACCGTGATTTCCTTCACGAGTTTGCCGACGACCTGACCCTTCTTGAGGTTAACGATCGCGCGTTTCGCGTGCAGCCATTGACGTCCCATAAGGCGGACAAAGTAGGCGGTCCGCCGCGCCCGCCGCAAGTGCCGAAACCTCGGGAGTTGCGAACCAACGGCGGAAGTGCCTGTCTCCGGGCGTCCATGAAGATTCTGGCCTGGCTCCTCCTCGGTTTCGCCGCGCTCGCCGCGGGTTGTGCCTCGCTCACCACCGAGGGGCGCGTCGACCTCGGCAAGCGGCGCCACGTCTGGGTCGAGCAACGCCTCAACGACAACCTCGGGGTCGGTCGCAAGCTCGTGGGCGAACTCCAGGCGCTCGGCTACGACGCCGCCGTCGGCCCGCTCACGATGATGCCGGACAACACGGAGCTGATCGTGACCTACGACGCGCGCGAGGAATGGGATTTTCGCGCCTACCTCATCGAGCTCAACGTCGCCGTGCGCCCCGCCAAGGACTACAACGTCATCATGTCCACCGCGCGCTATTTTCACCCCGGCGTGACGAAGAAATCGCCGGACAAAATGATCCACGAGCTGATGACGAAACTCTTCCCGCGCTGCCACGCGAAGTGAGCGGCGCGGCACGCTGCGAGTGCGGCGATCGGTAGCCCGCGACCCCCGGGCGCGGGTTTGCCACCAACGCGCCATCCGCGCGCGGGATCACCCGAGCAGCACGTTCATGATGGCGTTGCCGATGCCGACCAGCGCGGAACCCGAAATCAGGCCGGCGCAGATCGATTCGTAGCCTTCGACCCATAAGTCGTGGCCCTTCGTGCCGGGTGTCGGATTCTGCCGGCCCTTCCACCAGAAGATCATCGCGCCGACCCACATCATGAAACACGACGCCGGTGGCAGCACCACGCCGAGACCGACCGACACCGCAGAGATGGGGAAGCGGCCCTTGGTCTTGATGCGCAAAATCTCGAACGTCGCCGCCGCCACCGCCGCGACGATCATCGAGATGATCGCGGACGTCGGCAGGCTGTGCACGCCTTTGGCGATGATGTCGGCGACGCCCTTCCATTGCATCGCGGCGGGCATGGGAAACTGCTCCGAGATGATCGTCGTCGTCGAGCGCACGCCTTCCTTGTTCGCCGGCGCGAAGAGCAGGAAGAACAGCGGCGTCACCGCGAGCGCGCCGGAGAAGATGCCGATCATGTGACCGATCGCCTGCTGCCGCGGCTTCGCGCCGAGCATGTAGCCGGGCTTGATGTCCGAGAGCAGGCTCGCGGCGTTGGAGGAAATCTCCGCCGTCATGCCGGCGGGCAGAATGTTGCTCGCGGGATTCGAGCGGTCGATCGCGCCCATCGTGAACTGCGTGATCTTCGCCAGCGAACCGGTCGGCATCCACGACGTGAGCGCCATGGAGTTGGTGCAGATGACCGCGAGCACGACGATCAGCGGCAGCGAGAGGAACGACAACAGCCACGGCACGCCGAAGAACGCATGGTTCACCCACGCTCCGAGCACGCCGAGGATCGGCACGCCGACAAATGACAGCCACAACGGCAGCTCGATGTCGCGCAACACGTCCTTCTCGGGTGCAGCGCCCGCCACCGGCGCGGCCTTCTTGCGGAAAATCGTCGCGAACGCGCGCGTGAACAGCTCCGGCTTGCCGAAGAGGCCGACCAACGCGCCGACGACCATCATCACCACGCCCCACCACAGCGCCCACTGGTTCACGATCTCGCCGCGCGAGATGTTCACCAGCGCACCGCTCGGCGCCACGTAGCTCTTGATCTCGCCGCGCTGGATCATGATCGGCGCCAACACCGCGTAGTTCAGGACCGCCCCGAGCACGCAGCTCGTGGCCACGCGGATGCCCATGAGGCCGCCGACGCCGAGCATCGCCGCGTCGAGCGTGAGCCGCAGGCCCAGCTGGCGTATGTCGGTGCCGAGGATCTTCGGGATCCACCAAGAATACTTCGCCGCCGCGCCGTAATAGTAGACGTCGACGGTTTCCTGGAAATTCCACGGCTCCTTCAGGCCCGCCCACTGGTGCATGCGCAGCACCGTGAATTGCAGAAAGCGCATCCAACCATCGCTGATGATGAATTGCCAGAGACCCGTCACGAGCGTCGTCACCGCGAGCAGTTTCGCCTTAAAAAGTCCCGCCGCCTCCTGCCCGGTGTAGAGCGCATCGAGCACGACGCCGGCCGCGCGACCCTCGGGAAACGGCAGCTGGTCCTCGTTCACGAAGCGCCGCTTCATCGGGAACGCCACCAGCACGCCGAGCGTGGCCACGACCGCCATCCACACGATCATCTGCCACCATTCGAGAATGTGGCCCGTGATCACCATGTAGGCCGCGAGGCTCGTGGTCAGCGGCGTCACCATGTAACCCGCCGCCGAAGCGATCGATTGCGTGGCGTTGTTTTCCAGAATGGTGAAATCCTGCGCGATGCCCGCCTTCGCCATCATCCGGAACATGGCGAACGCCACGATCACGGAGGTGAGGTTGACGCCGATCGAGATGCCGGTCTTCGCCGCGATGTAGAGCGCCGTCGCCGCCAGCACGAAGCCGATCGCGAAACCTGTCAGCCCCGAGCGCAGCGTCAGCTGCGGCATCTCGCCGCGATAGACATTCTCGAACCACCACCGGTCTTTTTGCGCGCGGGTCCACGTCCGCGTCTGCTCATCCGTCAATTGCTGGAGGGCCATAGAGAGGTAACGCGCGGAACCCTGCACAGCCCCACGGCGATGGCGAGAGCGCAGTTGCCGAGCACCCTGCACTGACCAGCAACACTCGCCCACCGCACGCTTCCATTCGCTCCGCACGCTTCCTCCCATCTCAACGCCCGCTCTGTCGCCTGCTTGCGCTCCCGGACTATTTTGCGTAATACGCAAAATATGGAAACACTGCCTTCCGCCCGTCTCAACCGGACGCTCGCCCTCGCCTCGCTACTGGAAATCCCTGCCACGGCACTGGCGCGTGAACTCCGACGGCGCCTAAAACCGGCGCCCCAACCGCGCGGCGCCACGCTGCGTCCCGGAGGCGAAACTCCGCTCTGGCTCGCGCTGGTCGACGCGGCCCGCCCGTATCTGCGTCAACGCGGCGCCAAGTCCCGCCTCGCCCGCGTCCTCGGTCTCGATCCATCTCGCATCCATGAATTTTTCGAGGCCCGCAGCGCCATGCCTGATGCGGAGCGGACGATCTTCCTCCTCCTGTGGCTGGAACAACAACAACGCCTCGGTCGTGAGAAAGGCCAGTAACCCTCTTCCGGCAATTTTGCGTAATACGCAAAATTTCCGTGCGGAACCGGCCAGCGGACTTGACCGTTGGCGGGACACGTTGCGGCGCTTCGCGTGCCCGAGCGTCGCGCCATTCCGCGCTTCGCTGCTGACATAACGCTGTCGCACGGCTGCGCTACGCTCGCACCGATGAAAAACCGCTGCCCCTGGGCTGAAGCTGAAGTCCATCACCACTACCACGACACCGAGTGGGGCGTGCCCTCGCACGACGACCGCCACCTCTTCGAAATGCTCATCCTCGAAGGCGCGCAGGCCGGCCTGAGCTGGACCACGATTCTCCAGAAGCGCGAAAACTACCGCCGCGCGTTCGCCGGCTTCGACCCGGAGAAGGTCGTTCGCTTCGACGCGAAGAAACAGGCCGCGCTCCTCGCCGACCCCGGCATCGTCCGCAACCGCCTCAAAGTCGCGTCCGCCGTGCTCAACGCCCGCGCCTTCCTCACCGTGCAGGAGGAATTCGGCACCTTCGACCGCTACATCTGGACCTTCGTCGGCGGCGCACCGCTCCAGCCAAAACTGAAAACCCGCGACAAAATTCCGGCCACCACACCCGTCTCCGACGCGATGAGCCGCGACCTGCTGAAGCGCGGCTTCAAGTTCGTCGGCTCGACCATCTGCTACGCCTTCATGCAGGCCACGGGCATGACCAACGACCACCTCGTCACCTGCCCGTGTCACCGCGACTGCGCGCGGCTGGCCTGATCACGGACGACCCACGCCGCCGCGGAAACGCTCCACGAGCAGCATCACGCCCGCGATCAACGCGAGCGCGCCGAGGATCCACACCGGCAAACCGAGCCCGAGCAGGGCGTTGATGCCGAAGACGAGGAGAAACAGCGCGACAAAAAGATGGGCCATGGCGGTAGAGGAGGTTGGCCGCAGCTTACCTCGCCACGTCGCGCTCGTCTCGCGAAGCAAACCCGGCCGCGCGCTACGGGGAAATGCCGGAGGACGTCTCATGAGGTGGGCGCCGCTGTCCCCAGCGGCGACAAGCGCCGGGAACATCACGCCACCTCCGCGGCGGGCCCAGCGGTCCCGCCCTACCTCACGCAATCACGCTTCCTCGGGGCGCGCGCCAGCGCGCTGGCCCACCTCCCTTGGCATGATCTCGCCTGGGTTCGCCCGATCTACGCTGCCACTCACCGCGTCAACCGGTAGATCAGCACCGCGGTCCGCTTCACCATCTCCGGCATGTTGGCGAGGTCCATGTATTCGCCCGGCGCGTGCGCGCCGCGACCGCTCGCACCCATGCCGTCGAGCGTCGGCAACGGTGGCGACACGAACGACGCATCACCCGCACCGCGCGACTTCGGATCGTAGGCCTTGACCTCGCCATAACCGAGATCGCGACTCACCGCATCGAGCTGCCGCAGGAGCGCCTGGTTCTCCGCCGTCGCCTCCATCGCCGGGTAACTGTCGCCGAGAAACCGCAACTCCGCCGACGTGCGCGGCAGGTGCTTCGCGACGATCGCCTGCATTTTCGCCTGCGCCTCCTCCTTCTGCGCGCGACTCATGAACCGCAGATCGCCGTTCACCAGCGCGCGCTGCGCGATGATGTTGCCCTTGCCCGTCGCCTGGCCGCCGGTCCGCTCGAGCGCGACGTCCGTGCCGCCGACGACCAGCGCCGGGTTGCAGGTGATGCCGTCCATCTTCCGCAACTCCGTGTGAAACTCGGCCAGGATGCGCGCCATCTCGAACACCGCGCCGCTGCCCACGTGGTCGGCGAAAATCCCCGACGAGTGTCCCGTCGCGCCCTGCACCTCGAGTTCCCAGCTGACGATGCCGCGGCGCGCGATCGTCGCCGTGTGGCCGATGGCGCCCTCGAACGCCAGCGCGACGTCGCTGCGCTTGGCCGCTTCCCACAGATCTTTGCGGCTGAGCACGAGCGGCTGGCCGGGCGCTTCCTCGTCGCCGGTCATCACCACGATGAGCTGCGTGTCATCGAGCGCGCCGGCGGCGTGCAGCGCCTTCAACGCGTAAATCATCACGAGATCGCCGCCCTTGATGTCGCTCGCGCCGGCGCCGTAAGTCTTGTCGCCTTCGAGGCGAAACGTGCCGCCCGGCAACACGCTGTCGAGGTGGCCGATCAGCAGCACGCGCTTGCCCCGGCCGCCCTTGCGCTCGGCCACGAGATGGCCCGCGCGTTTCGTTTCCGCCGGCAGCGGCACGAACCGCGCGTCAAAGCCGAGTTCGCGCAGCTGCGCGCCGAAGAAATCGCTCATCGCGCGCACGCCGACGAAGTTCTCCGTCGCACTGTCGATCTTCACGGCGGCTTCGAGGTCGCGCACGAAATTCTCCCGCTGTCCGTCGATGAAGGCGGCGATCTTCGCCTCCTCCGGCGAAAGCTCCGCTCGCAACACGAGCGGCGAAACCAGCGACACGACAACGGCCAGCGACAGACGGAAGCGCGAGGACATGCCGCGTTGCTACACATTCCGCCGCGCGGGTCCAGTCGCGGCGCGTGCAGCATTCGTCGCAGCGCGGTTGCGGCGGTGCGCTGCGGGAGACTATCTCGCGGCATGGCGTTCACCTTCCCGAGCATTTTCGACTTCGGTCTCGAACCGGCGGCGCAAGTCCTCGCGCGCGGCTTTTCCGACTATTTTGTCTCGATCCCCGCCACGCCCGCCATGCTGCTCGCCATGGTGCGCGGCGACAGCGTCGATCTCACCGCGAGCCGCGTCGCCGTGCGCGACGGGCAACCGGTGGGCGCGGCACTGATCGCCCGACGCGGCTGGACATCGCGGCTGGCCGGCATGGCCATCGTGCCCGAGGCGCGGCGCACCGGCGTCGGCCGCGCCCTCATGGACCAACTCCTCACCGAAGCCCGCGCCCGCAGCGAACGCGCGATGGTGCTGGAGGTCATCGAGCAAAACGCGCCCGCCGTGCAGCTCTACGAAGTCTGCGGCTTCCAGAAAATCCGCCGCCTCACCGGCCACGCGGGCCGACCGGCTGCATCGGCGGAAGCCGGTGATTCCGCGCTCGAGGAAATCGATCCGCGCACGCTCGCCGCGCTCGTCGCGGAGCACGGCCTGCCCGATCTTCCGTGGCAAATTTCCGCCGAAACCATCGCACAAGCCACGCCGCCCGCGCTCGCGTTTCGCCTCGGGCCGTCGGCGCTGCTCATCTCGTCGCCCGCCGCCGACACGATCGGCATCCGCGCGATCGTCACGGAGCGCACTCATCGCGGCCGCGGCCATTCGCTCGCGTTGCTGCGGGCGGTAATCGCGGAATTTCCCGGCAAGGAGTGGCGCGCATCCGCTATCTTCCCCGAAGAAATGGGCGAGACATTCACCGCGGCCGGCCTCGCGCGCACGCCGCTCTCGCAGTGGCAGATGAGCCGCGCGCTCTGACCGCCGCTCCCGCCCGCCGCCGCCCCTCGTCCGCCGCAAACCACGAATGTTCGTAATACGAACATTCCTCCACCTGAGCGGCGTCACCTACGGGGGAAGCAAGCGAACAAATGTTCGTATTACGAACATTGGCGGGACGCGCCGCGTCGTGCGGGGACGAGGCATGGCCGCGAGGATCGGGGCAAAGGCGCGGCGCGCCACCTTCGCGGTTGCAATCCGGGCGCGCTGAGTAGCTTGGTGCCGCATGCTGACCGGCCTCACGCAATGGCTCGCCCGCCGTCCCGCCACAAGCGGCGCGTATGCGGATGCGTTCGTGCGCGGCGTCGCTGTCGAGGAGCCGCGCACGCCGCGCGATCCGCGACTCATGCGTTTCATCCTGATCTGCTGGCTGCTGATCGCCGTGAAGCACGTCGCCGTGATCTGGGCCGTGCATCACTACCACATGCCGTTTCACCAGCTCATCGTGAATTTTCCCACTTGGTTGATCGGCACCGTGGCGACGACGCTCTACCTGCAGCGCACGCGTTGAGCGCGCACCGCAGGCGCGCAGCCGGTCAAACGCCGGGCTGGCAGAGGCAGGAGGATTTCAGCTCGAGATCGGCACGGGTTCACGCGGCCTTGAACTGCTTTTCCACCGCAGCCGCCCCGTCGTCGCGGTGCTGGAGCTTCAACGCACGCGCACTTCCAGCGGCATCGCGTAATAGAAATCGACCACCGGCACCCACTCGGCACGGAAATCCTCCGGCCATTCGGCCACCATGTCGTCGATGTGCCGAAGCGCGAGCGCGCTGCGACCGCTCATCATCGCCGCAAAAGCCAGCATGTGCCGGTTGTGCGCGTTTTAGAGCCAGATGAAACCCTTCACCACGCCGCCTTGCGCGCGGTAGGCGATGTCGGCCGCGATGGCTTTTTCGTTGGCCACGACCGCGTCGTCCCAGCGGCCAAGCAGCACGTCGATGTGCGAGGGCATGTGCACCATGTGGCCGACGCCGGGCATGAGCTCCCGCAGGCGGTCGGAGGCGGCGCGGGCTCGGGCCGGCTCAAGCGAGGCCTCCATCGTGTGAATGTAGAGGTGCAACGCCTGCGGATGCGTGGGAGCGAGCGCGAGAACACGTTCCAGCGTGGCGATGATTTCCGGCGTGCCGGGCTGTGGCGTGGCGCCGTCGGCCGACCACAGGTCCCACGGGCGAAGGTCCATCATCGCCTCGGCAAAGAGTGCGCCCACGTCGGCATCCTCCGGAAATTTGCCCCAGACCTCCCGCATCGCCGCCGCGTAAGCTTGATAGAGCGGCGCGCGGTCCGCCACGGGTGGCGCGGCGTAGCGGCGGGCGGCAGCGGCGATCAGCGCCTGCTCCACGGGCGAAGCGCCCGCGGCGTGTTGCTGCGCCTGTTGCAGCGCCTGCCAAGCGAGCTGCGCGCGCGGCTCGGGCACGAAGGGGAAATTGATGCGCGGGCCCGCCGCCGTAGCGATGCCCCACCACGCCATCGCGCAGGCGGGATCGATTTGCGTGGCGGCCTCGAACGAGCGGATCGCCTCGTCGAGGTTGAACGCGTAGAGAAACGCGAGGCCCTGGTCGAAGTAGCGCTGCGCTTCCGGCGAGCGCGTCGTAATCGCGCGGCGACAATCGCCCGCGCCGCGAAAGAGCGGCACCGCAGGTGCGGCGGCGAAAGCGGACGCGGCGAACAGACAGCAGAGAACAACGATTCGATTCATGGCGCGGAGGAGACGGCGAGGTTAACGGCGGGAATTGCGCGCTACAACGGGCCATACGACTCGCACGAGTCGTCGGACGCCTGAGTTTCCGGCTGGCGTCGCCGTGTGGGCTGAGAAATCCTCCCGCCGCTCAACGGCCATGACCTCTCCCCTCGTCAAGCGGCTCCAAATTCTCCTGTCAGTGCTCAGCGTGCTGGTCGTCCTCGCCCTCGCTGCCGCCGGCTGGGTTTACTACCAACTGCACGGCAGCCTGCCTCAACTCGACGGCTCGCAACACCTCGCCGGCCTCTCGGCGCCAGTGAAGATCGAGCGCGACGCGCAAGGCGTGCCACGCCTCACCGGCGCCACGCGCGCCGACGTCGCGCGCGCCCTCGGCTTCGTGCACGCGCAGGATCGATTCTTCCAAATGGACCTGTTGCGCCGCCGCGCGGCCGGTGAGCTCGCCGAACTGTTCGGCAAGGCCGCTCTCCCGGTCGACCGCCGCTCGCGCCTGCACGGCTTCCGCGCTACGTCGGCCAAGATAGTCGCCGCGCTGTCGCCGGAAGACCGCGCGATGCTCGACGCCTACGTCGCCGGCGCCAACGCCGGCCTCGCCGCGCTCGGCAAGACCCCGTGGGAATACCAGGTGCTCCGCGTGACGCCGCGCGCGTGGACCGCCGAGGATTCCATCCTCGCCGTCTACGCGATGTGGTTCGACCTGCAGGACAGCACCGGCAACGAAGACCTGGCCCGCCGCGCGCTGCAGACCGCCTACGGCGCGAGCGGGCTCGCGTTCTTCGATCCACGCGGCAGCTCGAGCGACGCCGCGCTCGACGGGACGACGTTCCCCGCGCCCGATTTGCCCGCCCTGCGTCTCAAGGCGCCGGAGGAAAAACCCACCGCGGCGCTCGCGCCGGATTTCTACGAACCCGCGCTGCTGCCCGGCAGCAACAGCTTCGCCGTCGACGGCGCGCACACCACCACGGGCGCCGCGCTGCTCGCGAACGACATGCACCTCGGCCTCAGCGTCCCGCACGTCTGGTATCGCGCCGAGATGAACTGGACCGATGCTGCCGGCACCGCCCGCCGCGTGGTCGGCGTGACGTTCCCCGGCACGCCCACGATGGCCGCCGGCAGCAACGGCTCCATCGCGTGGGGCTTCACCAACTCTTACATCGACACCACCGACGTCGTCGTGGTCGATCCTTACGCTGACCTCCAATATCGCGCACCCGGCGGCTGGAAGGACATCGAGGAGCGCACCGAGACCATCAAGGTCAAGGGCGAGCCCGACGTGTCGCTCACCGTGCGCTGGACTGAGTGGGGGCCGATCATCGGGCCCGCCGACGAAGGCCGCTACTACGTCGTCCGCTGGACCGCCCATTCGCCCGAGGCGATGAACCTCAACCTCACGCGCCTCGAGACCGCCGCCACCGTCGAGGA
This portion of the Opitutia bacterium genome encodes:
- a CDS encoding GNAT family N-acetyltransferase, encoding MAFTFPSIFDFGLEPAAQVLARGFSDYFVSIPATPAMLLAMVRGDSVDLTASRVAVRDGQPVGAALIARRGWTSRLAGMAIVPEARRTGVGRALMDQLLTEARARSERAMVLEVIEQNAPAVQLYEVCGFQKIRRLTGHAGRPAASAEAGDSALEEIDPRTLAALVAEHGLPDLPWQISAETIAQATPPALAFRLGPSALLISSPAADTIGIRAIVTERTHRGRGHSLALLRAVIAEFPGKEWRASAIFPEEMGETFTAAGLARTPLSQWQMSRAL
- a CDS encoding penicillin acylase family protein; the encoded protein is MTSPLVKRLQILLSVLSVLVVLALAAAGWVYYQLHGSLPQLDGSQHLAGLSAPVKIERDAQGVPRLTGATRADVARALGFVHAQDRFFQMDLLRRRAAGELAELFGKAALPVDRRSRLHGFRATSAKIVAALSPEDRAMLDAYVAGANAGLAALGKTPWEYQVLRVTPRAWTAEDSILAVYAMWFDLQDSTGNEDLARRALQTAYGASGLAFFDPRGSSSDAALDGTTFPAPDLPALRLKAPEEKPTAALAPDFYEPALLPGSNSFAVDGAHTTTGAALLANDMHLGLSVPHVWYRAEMNWTDAAGTARRVVGVTFPGTPTMAAGSNGSIAWGFTNSYIDTTDVVVVDPYADLQYRAPGGWKDIEERTETIKVKGEPDVSLTVRWTEWGPIIGPADEGRYYVVRWTAHSPEAMNLNLTRLETAATVEEGIALAHRVGMPNQNILLADRAGRIAWTLTGKIPKRAGFDGRVPVNWGYGDRRWDGWLPENEVPVVSTAPLGLPGEIVVKEGALWTANNRIVGGAALAKIGDGGYDNGHRAAAIRDDLRELVAKKKAEPTDLLAIQLDDRGRYLERWQKLFLEVVTDEAVAQKKARGEMRDLVRAWNGRASTDSAAYRILRTFRAKVSERTLAPFLDKPQRSYEAFRWGTMTEDAVWRLVSEKPARLLNPEHRSWESLLLAAADDVLADADQSGTTLAKYTWGARNTLKMQHPLARVMPAWLARFVSMPAEQLPGDSNLPRVQGISFGASERLVVSPGHEDEAIFEMPGGQSGHPLSPFFRAGHDDWAQGRPTPLLPGKAVHTLTLSP